One genomic window of Quercus robur chromosome 6, dhQueRobu3.1, whole genome shotgun sequence includes the following:
- the LOC126688920 gene encoding nicotianamine synthase-like, with protein MDYQQEILVGKVCELYDEISSLENLNPSKHVNTLFTQLVLTCTSPCPIDVTKLCKRVLEIRSKLIELCGKAEGLLESHFSTFIASHDNPLNHISLFPYYSNYLKLGHLEFDMLIKHCNQVPTKVAFVGSGPLPLTSIVLASYHLRTTCFHNYDIDPSANSKALNLVSSDPDLSKRMFFHTADVMEVSNGLKEYEVVFLAALVGMEKEEKAQAIDHLAKHMAPGAILLLRSAHGARAFLYPVIDPCDLQGFDVLSVFHPTDEVINSVIVARKY; from the coding sequence ATGGACTATCAACAAGAGATTTTGGTGGGAAAAGTTTGTGAGCTCTACGATGAAATTTCAAGCTTAGAAAACCTCAATCCCTCAAAGCATGTTAACACCCTCTTCACTCAACTTGTACTCACTTGTACATCACCATGTCCTATAGATGTTACCAAGCTATGCAAAAGAGTTCTTGAAATCAGGTCTAAGCTGATTGAACTTTGTGGGAAGGCTGAGGGACTTTTAGAAAGCCATTTTTCTACCTTCATTGCATCCCATGACAACCCACTTAACCATATCAGCCTCTTTCCTTACTATTCCAATTACCTCAAACTTGGCCATTTAGAATTCGACATGCTCATCAAGCATTGCAATCAAGTACCCACAAAAGTTGCATTTGTGGGCTCTGGTCCCCTCCCTCTCACCTCGATAGTCTTGGCCTCTTATCACCTTAGGACTACATGCTTTCATAACTATGATATTGACCCTTCGGCAAATTCCAAAGCACTCAACTTGGTTTCATCGGATCCTGACTTGTCAAAGAGAATGTTTTTCCACACTGCTGATGTTATGGAAGTGTCAAATGGCTTAAAGGAATATGAAGTTGTCTTCTTGGCAGCACTAGTAGGCATGGAAAAGGAGGAAAAGGCTCAAGCAATTGatcacttagctaagcacatggCTCCCGGAGCTATTCTATTACTCAGGAGTGCACATGGAGCTCGTGCATTCCTCTACCCTGTCATTGATCCCTGTGATCTTCAAGGATTTGATGTTCTATCAGTTTTTCATCCAACAGATGAGGTCATAAATTCAGTAATTGTTGCGCGTAAATATTAG